One region of Malania oleifera isolate guangnan ecotype guangnan chromosome 6, ASM2987363v1, whole genome shotgun sequence genomic DNA includes:
- the LOC131158605 gene encoding uncharacterized protein LOC131158605: MEFDFPDKDIDSISQEEEDGIGWVMLFDGGANVWGHGLGVVLILPKDKHYPVTAKLTFPLSNNVAEYEVYVLGLQAAMNQGIKELAGKGDSALVIHQLIGEWDTRDPKLIPYQKHIQEMIKGFDHISFSNLPRENNFIPDTLATLAALFKVEPGMEIEPIRIRV; encoded by the coding sequence ATGGAGTTTGATTTCCCGGATAAAGACATTGATTCGATaagtcaagaagaagaagatggtaTAGGATGGGTGATGCTATTCGATGGAGGAGCCAATGTATGGGGACATGGATTAGGGGTAGTGCTTATATTGCCAAAGGATAAACATTACCCAGTCACGGCCAAACTTACCTTTCCTCTTTCCAATAACGTGGCCGAGTATGAAGTCTATGTATTGGGTCTGCAGGCTGCTATGAACCAAGGCATTAAGGAATTGGCAGGAAAAGGAGATTCAGCACTAGTTATTCATCAGTTGATCGGAGAGTGGGACACCCGGGATCCCAAGCTAATACCATATCAGAAGCACATCCAGGAAATGATTAAGGGATTTGACCATATCAGTTTTTCCAACCTACCAAGGGAAAACAATTTCATTCCTGACACACTAGCCACACTAGCAGCTTTGTTTAAAGTGGAACCAGGAATGGAGATTGAACCAATTCGAATTAGGGTGTAG